From Hippea jasoniae, one genomic window encodes:
- the thiE gene encoding thiamine phosphate synthase, which produces MDLPEGFYGIIDYRFGCIESAKKLIDFGVKIIQYRCKNKTDRELLKEAKIIRELTHKNGVMLIVDDRVDIALIVGADGVHVGDKDIPPCEIRKIVPEGFIIGYSTHSVEDVKNAKCCDYIGVGPVFETTTKDKPHPAIGIKTAEEMVKISKYPAYLIGGIALENIHLIKGIGARGFVSVREVLKNDFEHFKEMLRIWHS; this is translated from the coding sequence ATGGATTTGCCAGAAGGATTCTACGGCATAATTGACTATAGATTTGGTTGCATAGAATCGGCAAAAAAGCTTATAGATTTTGGAGTGAAAATTATTCAATATCGCTGCAAGAATAAAACAGATAGAGAACTATTAAAGGAGGCTAAAATAATTAGAGAGCTTACCCATAAAAATGGTGTTATGCTTATTGTTGACGATAGGGTTGATATAGCTTTGATTGTTGGTGCAGATGGCGTGCATGTTGGCGATAAAGATATTCCGCCCTGTGAAATTAGAAAGATTGTGCCTGAAGGCTTTATTATCGGATATTCTACCCATTCTGTTGAGGATGTTAAGAATGCAAAATGTTGCGATTATATCGGGGTTGGGCCTGTTTTTGAGACAACCACAAAGGATAAACCACACCCTGCAATAGGTATCAAAACAGCAGAAGAGATGGTTAAAATTAGCAAATACCCTGCATATTTAATCGGTGGCATTGCCCTTGAAAATATTCATCTAATTAAAGGTATCGGGGCAAGGGGCTTTGTAAGTGTAAGGGAAGTGCTCAAAAATGATTTTGAACATTTTAAGGAGATGTTAAGGATATGGCACTCATAG
- a CDS encoding lysophospholipid acyltransferase family protein, whose amino-acid sequence MIEVVYRFLKILPFGLLKIIMRFFAVLFYVALKKRRKITQKNIKLAIGGSYKAMALKSYFYFADMLATNIKYLGNMDYIKKHAAVRGLEYFKKAKASGNGVIVATAHFSNWEMLACLSFFLGEGIYVMARPIDVESVEKLIKRIRESCGNKVLSSRISAFEFIKLLKNNAVLGILIDQAGGDGSFRVDFFNRKAKVSESVGVFACRLNVAVVPAYLEEENGRFTLVFEEPIVCDKTKPRDEAIYDVMQRLYNRFESWIRCKPYKYFWMHNRWK is encoded by the coding sequence ATGATTGAGGTTGTATATAGATTTTTGAAGATTTTGCCTTTTGGGCTTTTGAAGATAATTATGAGGTTTTTTGCTGTTTTGTTTTATGTGGCACTTAAAAAAAGGCGAAAAATTACGCAAAAGAATATAAAGCTTGCCATAGGCGGCAGCTATAAAGCCATGGCATTAAAGAGCTATTTTTATTTTGCCGATATGCTTGCAACAAACATTAAATACCTTGGTAATATGGATTATATTAAAAAGCATGCCGCAGTGAGGGGGCTTGAGTATTTTAAAAAAGCCAAAGCTTCAGGAAATGGTGTGATTGTTGCAACAGCTCATTTTTCAAACTGGGAGATGTTAGCATGCCTGAGTTTTTTTCTTGGTGAAGGTATATATGTGATGGCTCGTCCCATCGATGTAGAAAGTGTGGAAAAACTGATAAAACGCATCAGGGAATCCTGTGGCAATAAGGTTTTATCATCGCGAATAAGTGCTTTTGAGTTTATAAAACTTTTAAAAAACAACGCCGTGCTGGGTATTTTGATCGATCAGGCAGGCGGCGATGGCTCCTTTAGAGTTGATTTTTTTAATAGAAAAGCTAAAGTAAGTGAAAGCGTTGGAGTATTTGCATGCAGGTTGAATGTGGCAGTTGTGCCAGCTTATTTAGAAGAAGAAAATGGTAGATTTACATTGGTGTTTGAAGAGCCTATCGTCTGTGATAAAACAAAGCCCAGGGATGAGGCAATCTATGATGTTATGCAAAGACTTTATAATAGATTTGAATCATGGATAAGATGCAAACCATACAAATACTTCTGGATGCACAACAGATGGAAGTAA
- the pepD gene encoding beta-Ala-His dipeptidase, with amino-acid sequence MINRVVEIFKEISSIPRCSYNCDAISLWLCMWANTHHFNCKKDDAFNVVIDIPASNGYESKPVIALQGHMDMVCEKTKDSNHDFKKDPIEVYEEDGWLKAKDTTLGADDGVALAIALAIAEDKTIPHPALKLLFTADEEVGLKGAMALKKGFFKADKLINIDSETEGEFVVGCAGGEDSDIEFVVHRQQPELNNFVRIEIGGLKGGHSGMEIAKKRLNAIKVLTDILNWLFEKAELADIGGGNMRNAIPSEASAVVAIDGEIDKKELLERLKEKYADFEDIDLMSINIEKAQKTDVVNKEDFIKLIDVLDRLPHGVYKMYNDEIVHTSNNLAVVKMDSDKIIISTNQRSLSEDGLDEITGRIKEVADRFGLSFNTHSRYPSWTPKEESPLLNEACRLYERMYSKKPVVKVIHAGLECGIIGSKVEGIDMISLGPDIEFAHTPKERLNLASLERVYNFIVELLKQ; translated from the coding sequence ATGATTAATAGGGTTGTTGAGATTTTTAAGGAGATAAGCAGTATTCCGAGATGTTCGTATAATTGTGATGCTATTTCTTTATGGCTGTGTATGTGGGCAAACACCCATCACTTTAATTGCAAAAAGGATGATGCTTTCAATGTTGTTATCGATATACCAGCATCAAATGGTTATGAGAGCAAACCCGTAATAGCCCTTCAGGGACATATGGATATGGTTTGCGAAAAAACAAAAGATTCCAATCACGATTTTAAAAAAGACCCTATTGAGGTGTATGAAGAGGATGGGTGGCTTAAGGCAAAGGATACGACATTGGGTGCAGATGATGGTGTGGCTTTAGCCATCGCTCTTGCCATCGCTGAGGATAAAACAATCCCTCATCCAGCTTTGAAGCTTCTGTTTACAGCAGATGAGGAGGTGGGTCTAAAAGGTGCAATGGCTTTAAAAAAGGGATTTTTTAAGGCAGATAAACTGATAAATATCGACTCAGAGACAGAGGGGGAGTTTGTTGTTGGCTGTGCTGGTGGGGAGGATAGCGACATTGAGTTTGTTGTTCACAGACAACAACCAGAGTTGAATAATTTTGTTAGAATTGAGATTGGTGGTCTAAAGGGCGGCCATTCAGGTATGGAGATTGCAAAAAAGAGGCTTAACGCCATAAAAGTTTTAACAGATATCCTTAACTGGTTGTTTGAGAAGGCTGAGCTTGCAGATATTGGTGGTGGCAATATGAGAAATGCAATACCTTCAGAGGCATCTGCTGTTGTTGCAATAGATGGTGAGATAGACAAAAAAGAGCTGCTTGAGAGATTAAAAGAGAAGTATGCCGATTTTGAGGATATCGATTTAATGAGTATCAATATTGAAAAGGCTCAGAAAACCGATGTTGTAAACAAAGAAGATTTTATAAAATTAATTGATGTTTTAGATAGGCTACCTCATGGTGTTTATAAAATGTATAACGATGAGATAGTGCATACATCAAACAACCTTGCTGTGGTAAAGATGGATAGCGATAAAATAATAATCTCCACCAACCAGAGAAGCTTATCTGAGGATGGCCTTGATGAGATAACAGGCAGAATTAAAGAAGTAGCCGATAGATTTGGTTTATCGTTTAATACTCACAGTCGCTATCCATCATGGACGCCAAAAGAAGAATCCCCACTTTTAAATGAAGCCTGCAGGCTGTATGAGAGGATGTATTCAAAAAAACCTGTAGTTAAGGTAATTCATGCTGGACTTGAATGCGGCATAATAGGCTCAAAGGTTGAAGGCATAGATATGATTTCTCTTGGACCTGATATAGAGTTTGCTCACACACCCAAAGAAAGACTTAATTTAGCCTCACTTGAGAGGGTTTATAACTTTATCGTAGAGTTGCTAAAACAATGA
- a CDS encoding HD domain-containing phosphohydrolase — protein MKTDKLFELIKDIHAGAFQQKGWPYILKKIEEFFGVDVAFFGHFEDEEFICSTSNGNISCKVDNCEAKVSEYVMKTRQPVILVDYKTSKYASKFWIEKGIESLVAVPVFYDGDIFGVLQITSFKKRRFSKGVLLKLESIASILSFVLYNLKKLSSRQTLLDLMIHEFEFFYSQKLPDFFNEDELKKWIVDYLKNILKITNSQAVGFIFPREEIFVAVGKTDGEETYYVYFSKSSPPKDWILYQIWEKQIRDVVLYSELDKFSINISEMAQKLDIKEGLFVPVTHEGEIVVAMGFGFDKKIDIDKDYKLALQNSATHLAFMLIAAKNLSILSNELIDVEESFLESFVLMMEARDSYTKGHSKRVAYYAKKIAQALGLDAKQQEKIYLSGLLHDVGKIGIPDNILLKPGKLTPNEYNIIKYHAEFSYKIIKNIKRFEDIAYFVRYHHERCDGSGYPKGLLCHDIPVGARILAIADVFDAITTTRPYRKKLSPQRALEVLEEMKGQLDRDIVEKASDVLKEGYKELQDMEEARAFMPLTVENIRMQIFTTDYMTGLLRRKQFVDAVNELIKAQERFCVFYIDIKNLSYINYSYSMEVGDKIILYTADILKNIKEVEYLARTEPDAFYFVYKGKVDYGLYATLLKRRIKDYVIDRLAKEEMMLGSFKKLIDYYVAFAEYIPGKGVEDLMYECKKRKKEIEELLYD, from the coding sequence ATGAAAACCGATAAACTGTTTGAGCTGATAAAAGACATACATGCGGGTGCTTTTCAGCAAAAGGGGTGGCCGTATATTTTAAAAAAGATAGAGGAGTTTTTTGGTGTAGATGTGGCTTTTTTTGGCCATTTTGAGGATGAGGAGTTTATCTGTAGCACTTCAAATGGGAATATCAGCTGTAAAGTAGACAACTGCGAGGCAAAAGTTTCAGAATATGTAATGAAAACCAGGCAGCCGGTTATTCTGGTTGATTACAAAACTTCAAAATATGCTAGCAAGTTCTGGATAGAAAAGGGGATTGAAAGCCTTGTTGCTGTACCCGTGTTTTACGATGGTGATATCTTTGGCGTGCTGCAGATTACTTCTTTTAAAAAAAGACGGTTTTCAAAAGGTGTATTGCTTAAGCTTGAATCTATCGCCTCTATTCTTTCGTTTGTGCTGTATAACCTAAAAAAACTCTCATCCAGACAGACGCTTCTTGATTTGATGATCCATGAGTTTGAATTTTTCTACTCGCAGAAACTGCCAGACTTTTTTAATGAAGATGAGCTGAAAAAATGGATTGTTGACTATCTTAAAAATATTTTGAAGATCACAAACTCACAGGCTGTGGGTTTTATATTTCCCAGGGAGGAGATATTTGTAGCTGTCGGAAAAACAGATGGTGAGGAAACCTATTATGTATATTTTTCAAAATCATCGCCGCCCAAGGATTGGATACTCTATCAGATCTGGGAAAAACAGATAAGGGATGTTGTTTTGTATAGTGAGCTTGATAAATTTTCTATCAATATATCAGAAATGGCTCAGAAGCTTGACATAAAGGAAGGGTTGTTTGTACCGGTTACCCATGAGGGTGAGATTGTTGTGGCTATGGGGTTTGGATTTGATAAAAAGATTGATATCGATAAAGATTATAAACTTGCCCTTCAAAATAGTGCCACACATCTTGCATTTATGCTTATTGCTGCAAAGAATCTCTCTATTTTGAGCAATGAGCTGATAGATGTGGAGGAGAGCTTTCTTGAGTCGTTTGTTTTGATGATGGAGGCAAGAGATAGTTATACAAAGGGGCATTCAAAGCGTGTTGCTTATTATGCCAAAAAGATTGCGCAGGCTTTAGGGCTGGATGCAAAACAGCAGGAAAAGATATATCTATCCGGTTTATTACATGATGTGGGAAAAATAGGAATCCCTGACAATATTCTGCTTAAACCGGGAAAGCTAACGCCCAATGAATACAACATAATCAAGTATCATGCTGAGTTTTCATATAAGATTATCAAAAACATCAAACGGTTTGAGGATATTGCATATTTTGTTAGATACCATCATGAGCGATGCGATGGTAGTGGCTACCCAAAGGGGCTTTTGTGTCATGATATACCAGTTGGCGCAAGGATTCTTGCCATTGCTGATGTGTTTGATGCTATAACCACCACAAGGCCATACAGAAAAAAACTATCACCCCAGAGGGCTTTGGAAGTGCTTGAGGAGATGAAAGGCCAACTTGATAGAGATATTGTTGAAAAGGCAAGTGATGTGTTAAAAGAGGGCTACAAAGAGCTACAGGATATGGAGGAAGCAAGGGCGTTTATGCCACTTACGGTAGAAAATATCAGGATGCAGATTTTTACAACAGACTACATGACAGGGCTTTTGAGAAGAAAGCAGTTTGTTGATGCTGTTAATGAGCTGATAAAGGCGCAGGAGAGGTTTTGCGTTTTTTACATAGATATAAAAAACTTAAGCTACATCAACTACAGCTATTCGATGGAGGTAGGAGATAAGATTATCCTTTATACGGCGGATATTTTGAAGAATATAAAAGAAGTGGAGTATTTAGCAAGAACAGAGCCTGATGCGTTTTATTTTGTTTATAAGGGTAAGGTGGACTACGGTCTTTATGCAACCCTTCTAAAAAGGCGAATAAAGGATTATGTGATAGATAGACTTGCAAAAGAGGAGATGATGCTTGGAAGCTTTAAAAAACTCATCGATTATTATGTAGCTTTTGCTGAGTATATTCCTGGCAAGGGTGTTGAGGATTTGATGTATGAGTGTAAAAAAAGAAAAAAGGAGATAGAGGAGCTTTTGTATGATTAA
- a CDS encoding D-glycero-alpha-D-manno-heptose-1,7-bisphosphate 7-phosphatase: MEVKAVFLDRDGTIIEDVNYLSRLEDVKLIKGTNEAIELLKNNGYKVIVVSNQSGVGRGYFTESFVRKTHEYINTLLNNKIDAFYFCPHKPEDNCSCRKPKTGMIDEAVKHFNIDKENSFVIGDKESDVELGINAGITPILVLSGYGRQYKDSTKAELIFENLYEAAKWICQKDSTA; the protein is encoded by the coding sequence ATGGAAGTAAAGGCTGTGTTTTTAGACAGAGATGGAACGATAATTGAGGATGTAAATTATTTAAGCAGGCTTGAGGATGTAAAACTTATAAAAGGCACGAATGAGGCGATTGAGCTTTTAAAAAACAACGGTTATAAGGTAATCGTTGTCTCCAATCAATCAGGAGTTGGCAGGGGATATTTTACAGAATCGTTTGTGAGAAAAACGCATGAATATATCAACACTCTATTAAACAATAAAATCGATGCATTCTACTTCTGCCCCCATAAGCCTGAGGATAACTGCAGCTGCAGAAAACCAAAGACAGGTATGATCGATGAGGCTGTTAAGCATTTCAATATAGATAAAGAAAATTCTTTTGTAATTGGCGATAAGGAAAGCGATGTTGAACTTGGTATAAATGCAGGCATTACACCTATTTTGGTATTAAGCGGGTATGGCAGGCAGTACAAAGACTCAACAAAAGCAGAATTGATTTTTGAAAATCTTTATGAGGCTGCAAAATGGATTTGCCAGAAGGATTCTACGGCATAA
- a CDS encoding glycosyltransferase family 4 protein, which produces MVILNIEPATNFSGGVNQTIINSIYLKQAGHEVVVACQKDSPVHKRLRDNGIECIFIEEKEIFKSAAVIRNFLSKRKIDIVHTHHSRGHKIGLWATFFKDVKLVVQRSVLFPTVNLFKYHNPRVNMFIANSYAVKEVLRKYFVPEKKIRVVYSCVDNKRLEKYPAEDVKKEFGFEGVVFGVVGNYSSFKGHDIALEAFGVLKDRATLVFVGKDTEELRDKAAAMGVLDRVKILGFRVDATRIMNGFDVLIVPSLLESFPNVAVEAFFLGVPVIGNNVGGIKELLGGGRGILVNPTSESLKEAMKSFLKMDKEKINSMTKKAFEFAQNNLTPQAKIKRLIEVYQEVLND; this is translated from the coding sequence ATGGTCATACTTAATATTGAACCCGCCACGAACTTCTCAGGTGGTGTTAATCAAACGATTATTAACTCCATATATCTGAAACAGGCAGGGCATGAAGTTGTTGTTGCATGTCAAAAAGACTCACCGGTTCACAAAAGGCTAAGGGATAACGGTATAGAGTGTATTTTTATAGAGGAAAAAGAGATTTTTAAATCTGCTGCTGTAATTCGTAATTTTTTAAGCAAAAGAAAGATTGATATTGTACACACACACCACTCAAGGGGTCATAAAATCGGCTTGTGGGCAACATTTTTTAAGGATGTTAAGTTGGTTGTTCAACGCAGCGTGCTGTTTCCTACTGTCAATCTATTTAAATACCACAATCCGCGTGTGAATATGTTTATCGCAAACTCTTATGCTGTAAAAGAGGTGTTAAGAAAATATTTTGTGCCAGAAAAAAAGATAAGGGTTGTTTATAGCTGTGTGGATAACAAGCGTTTAGAGAAGTATCCTGCAGAGGATGTTAAAAAAGAGTTTGGTTTTGAAGGTGTTGTGTTTGGTGTTGTGGGTAACTATTCATCATTTAAAGGCCATGACATTGCACTTGAGGCGTTTGGTGTGCTTAAAGATAGAGCAACGCTTGTTTTTGTTGGCAAGGATACAGAAGAGCTAAGGGATAAGGCAGCTGCAATGGGTGTTTTAGATAGGGTTAAGATTCTGGGTTTTAGGGTAGATGCAACAAGGATTATGAATGGTTTTGATGTGTTGATTGTGCCATCACTGCTTGAGAGTTTTCCCAATGTTGCAGTTGAGGCGTTTTTTTTGGGTGTGCCTGTGATTGGCAACAATGTTGGTGGCATCAAAGAGCTTCTTGGAGGAGGAAGGGGAATTTTGGTAAATCCTACTTCAGAGTCACTAAAAGAGGCTATGAAAAGTTTTTTGAAAATGGATAAAGAAAAAATAAACAGCATGACCAAAAAGGCGTTTGAGTTTGCACAGAATAATTTAACACCGCAGGCAAAAATAAAAAGGCTTATTGAGGTTTATCAAGAGGTTTTGAATGATTGA
- a CDS encoding proline--tRNA ligase encodes MRYSKSFIYTLKEDQKEAAIVSHNLLLRGGFIVKLASGIYNYLPLGLRVLKKVSDIVRDEMNKAGAIEILMAAIQPAELWKESGRWNDYGKELLRIKDRGDRDFVFGPTHEEVVTDIVRRFAKSYKNLPVNLYQIQTKFRDELRPRFGLMRGREFIMKDAYSFDKDEAGMDISYEKMRKAYNNIFARCGLNFRSVEADTGSIGGKDSEEFMVLSKTGEDEIVICDSCNYASNVERADSIVNDESGQEQELKLIPTPNKQTIKDVCEFLNANPEFSAKALVYENEKGEVFCFFVEGDDELNMVKAMRATDSIELNMVDDEKLKELGLEKGYIGPVNFPNKSMKIICDRRITKRNTLVVGANKENYHYIGAKFGRDFDCEVADLRVVKEHEICPRCKKGHLKKVRGIEVGHIFKLGQKYSKAMNATFLDENGKSVPYFMGCYGIGIGRTAQAAIEQSHDEDGIIWPITIAPYEVEIVSLDTRNKELVEFCDSLHEELEKAGIEVLYDDRDERAGVKLNDMDLIGIPLRVIVGKKSFDGGNVELSLRRDKKRWVVKKQDTIAEIKKTLKKLYDEIEEARNG; translated from the coding sequence ATGCGATACTCTAAAAGTTTTATCTATACATTAAAAGAAGATCAAAAGGAAGCTGCTATTGTCAGCCATAACCTGCTTTTAAGGGGTGGTTTTATTGTAAAGCTTGCAAGTGGTATTTACAACTATCTGCCCCTTGGTTTAAGGGTGCTTAAGAAGGTATCAGATATCGTTAGAGATGAGATGAATAAGGCAGGTGCTATTGAGATTTTAATGGCTGCCATTCAGCCTGCCGAGCTGTGGAAGGAATCCGGCAGATGGAACGATTACGGCAAAGAGCTTCTGCGTATAAAGGATAGAGGGGATAGGGATTTTGTTTTTGGTCCCACGCATGAGGAGGTTGTTACAGATATCGTAAGGCGTTTTGCAAAGAGTTATAAGAATTTACCCGTTAACCTTTATCAGATCCAGACAAAATTCAGGGATGAGTTAAGACCGCGGTTTGGCTTGATGAGGGGCAGGGAATTTATAATGAAAGATGCTTACAGTTTTGATAAGGATGAAGCTGGTATGGATATTAGCTATGAGAAGATGAGAAAAGCCTACAACAATATCTTTGCCCGCTGCGGTTTGAATTTTAGAAGTGTTGAGGCTGATACTGGCTCTATCGGTGGAAAGGATTCAGAGGAGTTTATGGTTTTAAGCAAAACAGGTGAGGATGAAATAGTTATCTGCGACAGTTGCAATTATGCCTCAAATGTTGAAAGGGCAGATAGTATTGTAAATGATGAAAGTGGTCAGGAGCAAGAGCTAAAGTTAATTCCAACGCCAAATAAGCAAACAATCAAGGATGTTTGTGAATTTTTAAACGCAAACCCTGAGTTTTCTGCCAAGGCTCTTGTTTATGAGAATGAAAAGGGCGAGGTGTTTTGCTTCTTTGTTGAAGGAGATGACGAGTTGAATATGGTTAAGGCGATGCGAGCCACTGATAGCATAGAGTTAAATATGGTCGATGATGAAAAACTCAAAGAGTTAGGGTTAGAAAAGGGTTATATAGGACCTGTTAATTTTCCAAATAAGAGCATGAAGATAATCTGCGATAGAAGAATCACAAAGAGAAATACGCTTGTTGTAGGGGCAAATAAAGAAAATTACCATTATATTGGTGCAAAATTTGGCAGGGATTTTGACTGTGAAGTGGCGGATTTAAGGGTTGTTAAAGAGCATGAGATCTGCCCGCGATGCAAAAAAGGGCATCTAAAAAAGGTTAGAGGTATTGAGGTAGGACATATTTTTAAGTTGGGGCAGAAGTATTCAAAAGCCATGAATGCAACCTTTTTAGATGAAAACGGTAAAAGCGTGCCTTATTTTATGGGTTGCTACGGCATAGGTATCGGCAGAACAGCCCAGGCAGCTATTGAACAATCCCACGATGAGGATGGTATAATCTGGCCTATCACTATAGCCCCCTATGAAGTGGAGATTGTTAGCCTTGATACAAGAAATAAAGAGCTTGTTGAGTTTTGCGATAGTCTGCATGAAGAGCTTGAAAAGGCGGGTATAGAGGTGCTTTATGATGATAGGGATGAGCGGGCAGGTGTAAAGCTCAACGATATGGACTTAATCGGCATACCCTTAAGGGTTATTGTGGGCAAAAAATCGTTTGATGGTGGCAATGTTGAGCTGTCTTTAAGAAGGGATAAAAAGCGCTGGGTAGTGAAAAAGCAGGATACTATAGCAGAGATTAAAAAGACATTAAAAAAACTATACGATGAGATAGAGGAGGCAAGAAATGGCTAA
- a CDS encoding phosphate-starvation-inducible PsiE family protein encodes MVKVSIVKKAMDVILYILSILILLVIVLYLFRLIFDLKDIVMQFPPTSKTMSRAVEEVLNLFVLIEFFRGAMSYFDFDRIKLSYITDAAIVFVLREVMISTFYHRLDFKMAIAYSVVMLSIIALRTLTIIYTPDREKPKKFKN; translated from the coding sequence ATGGTTAAAGTGTCAATTGTAAAAAAAGCCATGGATGTGATTTTGTATATCCTCTCTATTTTAATTTTGCTTGTAATCGTGCTGTATCTTTTCAGGCTTATCTTTGATCTTAAAGATATTGTTATGCAATTTCCACCGACAAGCAAAACGATGTCGAGGGCTGTTGAAGAGGTATTGAATCTGTTTGTTTTGATAGAGTTTTTCAGGGGTGCGATGTCTTACTTTGATTTTGACAGGATAAAGCTTTCCTATATTACGGATGCGGCAATTGTATTTGTGTTAAGAGAGGTTATGATTTCCACATTTTATCACCGTTTAGATTTTAAAATGGCTATAGCCTATTCAGTTGTTATGCTGTCAATAATTGCATTAAGAACATTAACGATAATTTATACGCCTGATAGAGAAAAACCAAAGAAGTTTAAAAATTAA
- a CDS encoding aminopeptidase: MAKLEELKEKLTYKNKNGWLKGEDYKKQVFDFAENYKDFIGRCKTERETVKFIKEVFEKKKRDGDFFVVNRGKSIALIRIGNDDGMKLVASHIDTPRIDLKQNPLFEDTELALFHTHYYGGIKKYQWFNIPLAIHGVIVKSNGEIIEVVIGEEESDPVFVLPDLLPHLSHKLVDDKKVKEAFEAEKMKLIVGSIPIDEEEKETVKLNVLKILNEKYGIIEEDFISAELTLVPAFKAKDVGFDRSLIAAYGHDDRICAFCSLEAFFDAKENSKTAVALMIDKEEIGSDGNTAAKSRFLLDVVVEILKRKGIEPSFENIGEFLKKSEVLSADVNGAVNPMFKEVHEKDNASYINHGVVLTKFTGHGGKYMANDAHAEFVGKIRKIFNDAGVNWQIGELGKVDEGGGGTIAKYLAAWNMDVIDCGPALISMHSPYEIASKTDLYETYRAYKAFFESR; encoded by the coding sequence ATGGCTAAGTTAGAAGAGTTGAAAGAAAAACTGACATATAAAAATAAAAACGGATGGCTTAAAGGGGAGGATTATAAAAAGCAGGTTTTTGATTTTGCTGAAAACTACAAGGATTTTATAGGAAGATGTAAAACAGAAAGGGAGACAGTTAAATTCATTAAAGAGGTTTTTGAAAAAAAGAAAAGGGATGGTGATTTTTTTGTTGTAAATAGAGGAAAATCGATAGCCCTTATTAGAATAGGCAATGATGACGGGATGAAGCTTGTTGCAAGTCATATCGATACGCCAAGGATTGACCTAAAGCAGAACCCCCTATTTGAAGATACCGAGCTTGCCCTGTTTCATACGCATTACTACGGTGGAATAAAGAAGTATCAGTGGTTTAATATACCGCTTGCTATCCACGGTGTAATTGTTAAAAGTAATGGTGAGATAATCGAGGTTGTAATAGGTGAGGAGGAAAGCGATCCCGTATTTGTTCTGCCTGATCTTTTGCCCCATCTTTCGCATAAGCTTGTTGATGATAAGAAGGTGAAAGAGGCTTTTGAGGCAGAAAAGATGAAATTGATAGTGGGCTCAATCCCTATCGATGAAGAAGAAAAAGAGACCGTCAAACTCAATGTGCTTAAGATTCTCAATGAAAAGTATGGCATTATTGAGGAGGATTTTATATCGGCTGAGCTTACGCTTGTGCCGGCGTTTAAAGCTAAGGATGTAGGTTTTGATAGAAGTCTTATTGCTGCATATGGGCATGATGATAGGATTTGTGCGTTTTGCTCTTTAGAGGCGTTTTTTGATGCTAAAGAAAACTCAAAAACAGCTGTTGCATTGATGATTGACAAAGAGGAGATAGGCTCTGACGGCAACACGGCTGCAAAGTCGCGATTTTTGCTTGATGTAGTGGTTGAAATTTTAAAGAGAAAGGGTATTGAGCCGTCATTTGAAAATATTGGTGAGTTTTTAAAGAAATCGGAGGTGTTGAGTGCCGATGTAAACGGCGCTGTTAACCCGATGTTTAAAGAGGTGCATGAAAAGGATAATGCAAGCTACATAAATCACGGGGTTGTTTTAACAAAATTTACAGGCCATGGCGGAAAATATATGGCAAACGATGCACATGCAGAGTTTGTTGGCAAAATTAGAAAGATCTTCAATGATGCGGGTGTTAACTGGCAGATTGGTGAATTGGGAAAAGTGGATGAAGGTGGCGGCGGCACGATAGCAAAATACCTTGCCGCATGGAATATGGATGTGATTGATTGTGGTCCAGCTTTGATTTCTATGCATTCACCTTATGAGATAGCCTCAAAAACTGATCTGTATGAGACATACAGGGCTTATAAGGCGTTTTTTGAAAGTAGATGA
- the mobB gene encoding molybdopterin-guanine dinucleotide biosynthesis protein B yields the protein MSCEVFGFVGNSGSGKTTLIEKLITIFSKKGYSVGAVKHDAHDFEIDYPGKDSYRMKHAGAKRVVLSSKDKLALIEDRTKEKPLKEIITMFDDCDFVFVEGYRLEDLKKIEVHRSSISKHYLVNEGIRNIVLVATDEKVSLPCRTVNINDVERIAEFIENYKRLNGHT from the coding sequence ATGAGCTGCGAGGTTTTTGGCTTTGTAGGTAATTCTGGTAGTGGAAAAACAACATTGATTGAAAAGTTGATAACGATCTTTTCAAAAAAGGGTTATAGCGTTGGTGCAGTAAAGCATGATGCGCATGATTTTGAGATAGATTATCCAGGTAAGGATTCATACAGGATGAAACATGCAGGTGCTAAAAGGGTTGTGCTTTCTTCAAAGGATAAGCTGGCTTTGATTGAGGATAGGACAAAAGAAAAACCGCTAAAGGAGATTATAACCATGTTTGATGATTGCGATTTTGTGTTTGTTGAGGGATACAGGCTTGAGGATTTAAAAAAGATAGAGGTTCACAGAAGCTCAATAAGTAAGCATTACCTTGTTAATGAAGGAATAAGAAATATTGTGCTTGTTGCAACGGATGAGAAGGTTTCGCTACCCTGCAGGACTGTTAACATAAATGATGTTGAAAGAATTGCAGAGTTTATTGAAAATTACAAAAGACTGAATGGTCATACTTAA